The Amphiura filiformis chromosome 12, Afil_fr2py, whole genome shotgun sequence genome includes a region encoding these proteins:
- the LOC140166959 gene encoding uncharacterized protein, translated as MCRFTTLIVLVVIVSVSATPMFPNKKTTTTVATTTTMAATPSPTTKGIIIATTKEPAMHFCDTLEDGIYAKPTNCHHYYLCISHITLTGGDCGDLAFDPACPKELMQPCCIDASLVDCDYKPSRKFTRLVEKKEQQDKRKFNNNIAADCISKWVKNCSQRILSDPELHVLARGLNFAVTEDEVPIVEFITATESACRNLPETQANEFRSKVVNLVSKPKKIDSNISKDERKALQDLRKDQSIRILPADKGRLCVVLDTTEYHQKCEALLGDTNIYKKLGKRDPTSRYKKNLVSVLQDIENEGAINRVEYRKLYSTAENSPKFYVLPKVHMKLNTPLRPIVSCIGSITYNCSKLVADILSPLVGKTKHHISNSQQFVELIQDQRVEEDEELRSYDVSALFTSVNVDKALRIVRSRLEQDSALGDRTELTPDQIVRLCETCLKQYFIYNGDYYEQLHGAAMGLPLSPILCDIYMEDLEQRAIATAPHPPLWWFRYVVDTHCKLKKCHSQEFTDHLNSLDKDIKFTTEGEENDSLAFLDTLTVIQPDRSIKVIIYRKSTNTDQYLNFSSNHPIDHKLGVIRTLYHRADTVVTNLQDRVDEKAHVNNALVKCGYPKWALDKATEPKTHKTSDVGDKRPNKGHVVLPYIKGTSEAIRRTFSNYGVSVFFNRLAHLDKSSCHPRTRHIRKTLQVRYITSLARAKLLPVLDSAKKPILAKLNAL; from the exons ATGTGTCGCTTTACCACACTTATCGTACTGGTCGTCATTGTGTCTGTCTCGG CAACACCGATGTTCccaaacaagaaaacaacaacaacagtggctacaacaacaacaatggctgCAACACCTTCCCCTACAACAAAGGGTATAATAATTGCCACAACCAAGGAGCCGGCCATGCATTTCTGCGATACCTTAGAAGACGGAATTTACGCCAAGCCAACTAATTGCCATCATTACTACTTATGTATTAGTCACATCACACTGACCGGTGGTGACTGCGGAGATCTGGCGTTTGATCCAGCCTGCCCCAAAGAGTTAATGCAACCGTGTTGTATTGATGCGTCATTGGTAGACTGTGATTATAAACCATCG CGTAAATTTACTCGTCTCGTGGAAAAGAAAGAACAACAGGATAAACGCAAATTTAACAACAATATTGCCGCGGATTGCATCTCCAAATGGGTTAAGAACTGTTCTCAACGTATTCTGAGTGATCCAGAATTGCATGTTCTTGCTCGCGGTTTGAACTTCGCTGTCACTGAGGATGAAGTTCCGATAGTGGAATTTATTACAGCTACAGAGTCTGCATGTCGGAATTTACCCGAGACTCAAGCGAATGAATTTCGTTCCAAAGTTGTGAATCTCGTAAGTAAGCCCAAGAAAATTGATTCGAACATTAGCAAAGACGAAAGGAAAGCGCTTCAAGACCTAAGAAAAGATCAATCCATTCGTATTTTACCTGCCGATAAAGGCCGTTTATGTGTGGTTTTGGACACCACTGAATATCATCAAAAGTGTGAAGCTTTACTTGGGGATACCAACATATACAAAAAGTTAGGAAAACGTGATCCTACCTCCAGATACAAGAAAAATCTTGTGTCGGTACTGCAGGACATTGAAAATGAAGGTGCCATAAACAGGGTCGAGTATCGGAAGTTGTACTCAACTGCTGAAAATTCCCCTAAGTTTTATGTACTACCCAAGGTGCACATGAAATTGAACACTCCATTGCGCCCAATTGTCAGCTGCATTGGCTCCATCACTTATAACTGTTCCAAATTAGTCGCGGACATTTTGTCACCTCTTGTCGGAAAAACCAAACATCATATTTCCAACTCGCAGCAATTTGTTGAACTTATCCAAGATCAAAGAGTAGAGGAGGATGAGGAGTTGAGATCGTATGACGTCAGTGCCTTATTTACATCTGTCAATGTGGACAAAGCACTTCGGATTGTACGTTCTCGCCTAGAACAGGATAGCGCTCTCGGTGATAGAACTGAATTAACACCTGACCAGATAGTTAGACTCTGTGAAACCTGTCTGAAACagtattttatttacaatggagaCTATTATGAACAGTTACACGGTGCGGCCATGGGCCTTCCGCTTTCTCCGATACTGTGCGACATTTACATGGAAGACCTTGAACAGAGAGCTATTGCGACAGCACCCCACCCCCCTCTGTGGTGGTTTCGCTATGTAGTTGACACCCACTGCAAACTTAAGAAGTGTCACTCGCAAGAATTTACCGACCATCTAAATTCGCTGGACAAGGATATCAAATTCACCACCGAAGGAGAGGAAAACGACTCTCTTGCTTTTCTAGACACTCTCACCGTAATCCAACCTGACAGATCCATCAAAGTTATCATTTACCGCAAAAGCACAAACACCGATCAATATCTCAATTTCTCGTCTAATCACCCCATTGATCACAAACTTGGAGTCATCCGAACTTTGTACCATAGGGCCGACACCGTGGTCACTAACCTCCAGGATCGCGTAGACGAGAAAGCACATGTGAACAATGCTTTAGTGAAATGCGGATACCCCAAATGGGCTCTCGATAAAGCTACAGAACCAAAAACTCACAAAACGAGCGACGTGGGCGATAAACGCCCAAATAAAGGTCACGTAGTTCTACCCTACATCAAAGGCACTTCTGAAGCCATTAGAAGGACTTTTAGCAACTACGGTGTTAGCGTTTTCTTCAACCGTCTCGCACACTTAGACAAATCCTCGTGTCACCCAAGGACAAGACATATAAGAAAGACATTACAGGTCCGGTATATTACATCCCTTGCCAGGGCAAAACTGTTACCGGTACTGGACagtgcaaagaagcctatattgGCGAAACTGAACGCTCTCTGA